A single region of the Eulemur rufifrons isolate Redbay chromosome 8, OSU_ERuf_1, whole genome shotgun sequence genome encodes:
- the LOC138389984 gene encoding small proline-rich protein 2I-like, with translation MSYQQQQQCKQPCQPPPVFIPKCPEPCPPPKCPEPCPPPKCPEPCPPPPCPPVQCPPPPCQQKCPPKSK, from the coding sequence ATGTCTTatcaacagcagcagcagtgcAAGCAGCCCTGCCAGCCACCTCCTGTGTTCATACCTAAGTGCCCTGAGCCATGCCCACCTCCAAAGTGCCCTGAGCCCTGCCCACCTCCAAAGTGCCCTGAGCCttgcccacctcctccctgcccacctgtgcagtgcccacctcctccctgccagcAGAAGTGTCCACCCAAGAGCAAGTAA